In the Mytilus galloprovincialis chromosome 10, xbMytGall1.hap1.1, whole genome shotgun sequence genome, one interval contains:
- the LOC143047601 gene encoding uncharacterized protein LOC143047601 isoform X2 — translation MFGADIAYMEGCMEDESFTDSYLPEYLYPAFRLPNPWHKQPDITQLDTDIVVIAEFSELEGPKPVITIPNDREIHFDINDFTVRIMSVDLGSSGQQGFNMPEDSQVMMSDTKENVYAFVHHFFLLDKQARGYSRPFAISYVTPDQRKLLNFYEELSCNFKKIARYLKYGNKLVFKNDLDKFMMDLQYTKDQMVNRYRTTIQPGQTDQDNKLLQSLKILESQISEVQGVLSQLNPTLNDKRLEQRFSKIEERAQANKGKPKHDNLSLCDWESIETPENQIQFLSLGSVADTDNLLFFETNHYKPKLVEISKGRKFDLHLRGLHELCSWGAKEGLQKLRHIYQYFKQDIAVLQMEKRDLPLFDPPAGLMTFGNKFIGSNFMTNIDKICISTCCFMRVPGTRTNVETWNMLGHSWSSTDTLSSFKSVPSSFQSVVNDDSDSDSMLSATSDLGFYLQRTNSLGSFQLVGSFDSFRNSMTPPKDGFLPDSNRSSLQDDHPASEDPLEKTLSNEIQGSDKTLSNEIQELENTSSNEIQGLEKTLPNEIQELEKTLSNEIQGSEITLSNEIQGLEKILSNEFQGTENKNTIQETLSDMGKGDLEETLCQNKEDSIKNTGNIDRNGSLKNLTTDSLNEVDNHRDSINVVEVDFVDQERPTTLTDSLQELDNHEASINVVDNDFEHRERSTTIVNEAAHDNDTSDEIQQSGESSCSSDYSMSVSRDRLKTLTNVDVVLSKDMKIDVKTERDITFIDEENETATDINNLSENIRKNESVNNIKTKSMNNLYIESVNNGMDELTKNRNVEFTNNRIDKSTRNELAESAEITNAQFEIVGNKDEKKVVGKKSPDTNASENLGQMITKGHLDCDNCPHGDVDSSSGVSSCSGCPPKVSQSIQSDEISIQQQENISRRGSKTEMEQCCKTDLFRFSTQIETLASGFGITKVLQSYNHIQNVIYSMLTGRTVVIIGSSHYEEEVKNLVTALKLFLPGCHRCQTSCIQWSSKAIAVTDLIEIKLIGICRHEKKSVDRMVPKAVQKYITLLDVERRVIISPVYQGSLITTILSRKKSFKTEEGYIQFIKVSLCEFSSKAFIFFHSFCLGTVGTLTGNRGSIISESDSVKKTATAFLSKLGIQDCDIDIMEYLTELVKYQHIEDHYKSLNTTGIPPRPFTRNIHPCQLHRL, via the exons ATGTTTGGGGCAGACATTGCCTACATGGAGGGTTGTATGGAAGATGAGTCTTTCACAGACTCCTACTTACCTGAATATCTCTATCCTGCATTCAGATTACCTAACCCATGGCACAAGCAACCTGATATAACACAGCTAGATACTGATATCGTTGTCATAGCTGAATTCTCAGAATTAGAGGGACCAAAACCAGTG ATAACCATTCCAAATGACAGAGAGATACATTTTGACATTAATGATTTTACAGTGAGGATTATGTCAGTAGATCTTGGGTCATCTGGACAACA GGGTTTTAACATGCCAGAGGATTCACAGGTCATGATGTCAGATACAAAAGAGAATGTTTATGCATTT GTACATCATTTTTTCCTGTTAGACAAACAAGCTAGGGGTTATTCTAGACCATTTGCTATCAGTTATGTCACTCCAGATCAAAG GAAATTATTGAACTTTTATGAGGAATTAAGCTGCAATTTTAAAAAG ATTGCTAGATATCTGAAGTATGGCAACAAATTGGTTTTTAAGAATGACCTAGATAAATTTATGATGGATTTACAGTACACTAAAG aCCAGATGGTCAACAGATACAGAACTACAATACAGCCAGGTCAGACTGACCAGGATAACAAGCTACTGCAGTCTCTTAAAATACTGGAATCACAGATCTCAGAAGTACAGGGAGTCCTGAGTCAACTTAATCCTACTTTG AATGATAAAAGATTGGAACAGAGATTTTCAAAAATCGAAGAAAGAGCTCAAGCTAATAAAGGAAAACCAAAGCATGATAACTTAAGTCTCTGTGACTGGGAAAGTATTGAAACACCAGAAAATCAAATACAGT ttcTCTCCCTTGGTAGTGTAGCAGACACAGATAACTTATTGTTCTTTGAAACCAATCATTACAAG CCGAAATTGGTAGAAATCTCAAAAGGAAGAAAATTTGATTTGCATTTAAGAGGGCTACATGAATTATGTTCTTGGGGAGCCAAAGAAGGACTTCAGAAGCTGAGACACATATACCAG TATTTCAAACAGGACATTGCAGTTCTTCAGATGGAGAAAAGAGACCTGCCTTTATTTG ATCCACCTGCTGGTTTGATGACCTTTGGAAACAAGTTCATAGGTTCTAATTTCATGACTAATATTGATAA AATCTGTATCAGTACATGTTGTTTTATGAGAGTACCTGGGACCAGAACTAATGTGGAAACTTGGAACATGTTGGGGCACAGCTGGTCATCA ACAGACACTCTGTCCAGTTTCAAGTCAGTACCAAGTTCTTTCCAATCAGTAGTTAATGACGATTCAGACTCCGATTCCATGTTATCAGCTACAAGTGATCTAGGATTTTACTTGCA GAGGACCAACAGTTTAGGATCATTCCAGTTAGTAGGGTCCTTTGATAGTTTCAGAAACTCCATGACGCCTCCAAAGGATGGCTTCCTTCCAGATAGTAACAGATCCTCATTACAGGATGACCATCCTGCTTCAGAGGATCCTTTAGAAAAGACTTTATCCAATGAAATTCAAGGATCAGATAAGACTTTGTCCAATGAAATTCAAGAATTAGAAAATACTTCATCCAATGAAATTCAAGGATTAGAAAAGACTTTACCCAATGAAATTCAAGAATTAGAAAAGACTTTATCTAATGAAATTCAAGGATCAGAAATAACTTTATCCAATGAAATTCAAGGATTAGAAAAGATTTTATCCAATGAATTTCAAggaacagaaaataaaaatacaatacaggAAACATTAAGTGATATGGGTAAAGGAGACCTTGAAGAAACACTTTGTCAAAATAAAGAAGATTCTATAAAGAATACTGGAAACATTGATAGAAATGGAAGTTTGAAAAACTTGACCACTGATTCTTTGAATGAAGTTGATAATCACAGAGATTCTATAAATGTTGTTGAGGTTGATTTTGTAGACCAGGAAAGGCCAACAACATTAACTGATTCTTTGCAAGAGCTTGATAATCACGAAGCGTCTATAAATGTTGTTGATAATGATTTTGAACACAGGGAAAGGTCAACAACAATTGTAAATGAAGCCGCTCACGATAATGATACTTCGGATGAAATTCAACAAAGTGGGGAAAGTAGTTGCTCAAGTGATTATAGCATGTCAGTGTCAAGAGATAGGTTAAAAACATTAACTAATGTGGATGTTGTTTTGTCAAAGGATATGAAAATAGACGTTAAGACAGAAAGAGATATAACTTTTATTGATGAAGAAAATGAAACAGCAactgatataaataatttatcagaaaatattagaaaaaatgaATCAGTAAATAATATTAAGACTAAATCTATGAATAATTTATATATTGAATCtgtaaataatggaatggatgaATTGACAAAAAATAGAAATGTGGAATTTACTAATAATAGAATTGATAAATCAACAAGAAATGAATTAGCTGAATCAGCAGAAATTACAAATGCTCAATTTGAAATTGTTGGAAATAAAGATGAGAAGAAAGTTGTTGGCAAAAAATCTCCTGATACAAATGCCAGTGAAAATTTAGGTCAAATGATAACAAAAGGTCATTTAGACTGTGATAATTGTCCCCATGGTGATGTGGATAGTAGTTCTGGAGTGTCATCTTGTAGTGGATGTCCGCCAAAAGTATCACAGTCTATACAATCAG ATGAAATAAGTATACAGCAACAGGAGAATATTAGCAGAAGAGG ATCCAAGACAGAAATGGAGCAGTGCTGCAAAACAGATCTTTTTAGATTTAGCACTCAAATTGAAACATTAGCTTCag GGTTTGGAATCACTAAAGTACTACAGAGCTATAACCATATCCAGAATGTAATATACAGTATGTTAACGGGGAGGACTGTTGTAATAATTGGTTCATCACACTACGAGGAGGAAGTAAAAAATCTGGTGACTGCACTGAAACTATTTCTACCTGGTTGTCACAG ATGTCAGACTAGTTGTATCCAGTGGTCTTCGAAAGCAATAGCTGTAACAGACCTGATAGAAATAAAACTGATTGGAATTTGTAGACACGAAAAGAAATCGGTAGACAGAATGGTTCCTAAAGCAGTTCAG aaatacattACTCTATTGGATGTAGAAAGAAGAGTAATAATTTCACCTGTTTATCAG ggAAGTTTGATCACAACAATTTTATCAAGAAAAAAGTCATTTAAGACAGAAGAAGGTTATATCCAGTTTATAAAAGT atcACTTTGTGAATTTTCATCAAAAGCATTCATATTTTTCCATTCATTTTGTCTTGGTACAGTTGGAACACTAACAGG cAATAGAGGAAGCATTATAAGTGAAAGTGATTCTGTTAAGAAGACGGCAACAGCTTTCCTCAGTAAACTTGGAATACAAGACTGTGATATTGATATTATGGAG TATCTTACAGAACTGGTGAAGTATCAGCACATAGAAGATCACTACAAGAGTTTAAACACAACTG GTATTCCACCAAGACCTTTCACGAGAAATATTCATCCATGCCAGCTTCACAGATTATAA
- the LOC143047601 gene encoding uncharacterized protein LOC143047601 isoform X1 — protein sequence MFGADIAYMEGCMEDESFTDSYLPEYLYPAFRLPNPWHKQPDITQLDTDIVVIAEFSELEGPKPVITIPNDREIHFDINDFTVRIMSVDLGSSGQQGFNMPEDSQVMMSDTKENVYAFVHHFFLLDKQARGYSRPFAISYVTPDQRKLLNFYEELSCNFKKIARYLKYGNKLVFKNDLDKFMMDLQYTKDQMVNRYRTTIQPGQTDQDNKLLQSLKILESQISEVQGVLSQLNPTLNDKRLEQRFSKIEERAQANKGKPKHDNLSLCDWESIETPENQIQFLSLGSVADTDNLLFFETNHYKPKLVEISKGRKFDLHLRGLHELCSWGAKEGLQKLRHIYQYFKQDIAVLQMEKRDLPLFDPPAGLMTFGNKFIGSNFMTNIDKICISTCCFMRVPGTRTNVETWNMLGHSWSSTDTLSSFKSVPSSFQSVVNDDSDSDSMLSATSDLGFYLQRTNSLGSFQLVGSFDSFRNSMTPPKDGFLPDSNRSSLQDDHPASEDPLEKTLSNEIQGSDKTLSNEIQELENTSSNEIQGLEKTLPNEIQELEKTLSNEIQGSEITLSNEIQGLEKILSNEFQGTENKNTIQETLSDMGKGDLEETLCQNKEDSIKNTGNIDRNGSLKNLTTDSLNEVDNHRDSINVVEVDFVDQERPTTLTDSLQELDNHEASINVVDNDFEHRERSTTIVNEAAHDNDTSDEIQQSGESSCSSDYSMSVSRDRLKTLTNVDVVLSKDMKIDVKTERDITFIDEENETATDINNLSENIRKNESVNNIKTKSMNNLYIESVNNGMDELTKNRNVEFTNNRIDKSTRNELAESAEITNAQFEIVGNKDEKKVVGKKSPDTNASENLGQMITKGHLDCDNCPHGDVDSSSGVSSCSGCPPKVSQSIQSEDEISIQQQENISRRGSKTEMEQCCKTDLFRFSTQIETLASGFGITKVLQSYNHIQNVIYSMLTGRTVVIIGSSHYEEEVKNLVTALKLFLPGCHRCQTSCIQWSSKAIAVTDLIEIKLIGICRHEKKSVDRMVPKAVQKYITLLDVERRVIISPVYQGSLITTILSRKKSFKTEEGYIQFIKVSLCEFSSKAFIFFHSFCLGTVGTLTGNRGSIISESDSVKKTATAFLSKLGIQDCDIDIMEYLTELVKYQHIEDHYKSLNTTGIPPRPFTRNIHPCQLHRL from the exons ATGTTTGGGGCAGACATTGCCTACATGGAGGGTTGTATGGAAGATGAGTCTTTCACAGACTCCTACTTACCTGAATATCTCTATCCTGCATTCAGATTACCTAACCCATGGCACAAGCAACCTGATATAACACAGCTAGATACTGATATCGTTGTCATAGCTGAATTCTCAGAATTAGAGGGACCAAAACCAGTG ATAACCATTCCAAATGACAGAGAGATACATTTTGACATTAATGATTTTACAGTGAGGATTATGTCAGTAGATCTTGGGTCATCTGGACAACA GGGTTTTAACATGCCAGAGGATTCACAGGTCATGATGTCAGATACAAAAGAGAATGTTTATGCATTT GTACATCATTTTTTCCTGTTAGACAAACAAGCTAGGGGTTATTCTAGACCATTTGCTATCAGTTATGTCACTCCAGATCAAAG GAAATTATTGAACTTTTATGAGGAATTAAGCTGCAATTTTAAAAAG ATTGCTAGATATCTGAAGTATGGCAACAAATTGGTTTTTAAGAATGACCTAGATAAATTTATGATGGATTTACAGTACACTAAAG aCCAGATGGTCAACAGATACAGAACTACAATACAGCCAGGTCAGACTGACCAGGATAACAAGCTACTGCAGTCTCTTAAAATACTGGAATCACAGATCTCAGAAGTACAGGGAGTCCTGAGTCAACTTAATCCTACTTTG AATGATAAAAGATTGGAACAGAGATTTTCAAAAATCGAAGAAAGAGCTCAAGCTAATAAAGGAAAACCAAAGCATGATAACTTAAGTCTCTGTGACTGGGAAAGTATTGAAACACCAGAAAATCAAATACAGT ttcTCTCCCTTGGTAGTGTAGCAGACACAGATAACTTATTGTTCTTTGAAACCAATCATTACAAG CCGAAATTGGTAGAAATCTCAAAAGGAAGAAAATTTGATTTGCATTTAAGAGGGCTACATGAATTATGTTCTTGGGGAGCCAAAGAAGGACTTCAGAAGCTGAGACACATATACCAG TATTTCAAACAGGACATTGCAGTTCTTCAGATGGAGAAAAGAGACCTGCCTTTATTTG ATCCACCTGCTGGTTTGATGACCTTTGGAAACAAGTTCATAGGTTCTAATTTCATGACTAATATTGATAA AATCTGTATCAGTACATGTTGTTTTATGAGAGTACCTGGGACCAGAACTAATGTGGAAACTTGGAACATGTTGGGGCACAGCTGGTCATCA ACAGACACTCTGTCCAGTTTCAAGTCAGTACCAAGTTCTTTCCAATCAGTAGTTAATGACGATTCAGACTCCGATTCCATGTTATCAGCTACAAGTGATCTAGGATTTTACTTGCA GAGGACCAACAGTTTAGGATCATTCCAGTTAGTAGGGTCCTTTGATAGTTTCAGAAACTCCATGACGCCTCCAAAGGATGGCTTCCTTCCAGATAGTAACAGATCCTCATTACAGGATGACCATCCTGCTTCAGAGGATCCTTTAGAAAAGACTTTATCCAATGAAATTCAAGGATCAGATAAGACTTTGTCCAATGAAATTCAAGAATTAGAAAATACTTCATCCAATGAAATTCAAGGATTAGAAAAGACTTTACCCAATGAAATTCAAGAATTAGAAAAGACTTTATCTAATGAAATTCAAGGATCAGAAATAACTTTATCCAATGAAATTCAAGGATTAGAAAAGATTTTATCCAATGAATTTCAAggaacagaaaataaaaatacaatacaggAAACATTAAGTGATATGGGTAAAGGAGACCTTGAAGAAACACTTTGTCAAAATAAAGAAGATTCTATAAAGAATACTGGAAACATTGATAGAAATGGAAGTTTGAAAAACTTGACCACTGATTCTTTGAATGAAGTTGATAATCACAGAGATTCTATAAATGTTGTTGAGGTTGATTTTGTAGACCAGGAAAGGCCAACAACATTAACTGATTCTTTGCAAGAGCTTGATAATCACGAAGCGTCTATAAATGTTGTTGATAATGATTTTGAACACAGGGAAAGGTCAACAACAATTGTAAATGAAGCCGCTCACGATAATGATACTTCGGATGAAATTCAACAAAGTGGGGAAAGTAGTTGCTCAAGTGATTATAGCATGTCAGTGTCAAGAGATAGGTTAAAAACATTAACTAATGTGGATGTTGTTTTGTCAAAGGATATGAAAATAGACGTTAAGACAGAAAGAGATATAACTTTTATTGATGAAGAAAATGAAACAGCAactgatataaataatttatcagaaaatattagaaaaaatgaATCAGTAAATAATATTAAGACTAAATCTATGAATAATTTATATATTGAATCtgtaaataatggaatggatgaATTGACAAAAAATAGAAATGTGGAATTTACTAATAATAGAATTGATAAATCAACAAGAAATGAATTAGCTGAATCAGCAGAAATTACAAATGCTCAATTTGAAATTGTTGGAAATAAAGATGAGAAGAAAGTTGTTGGCAAAAAATCTCCTGATACAAATGCCAGTGAAAATTTAGGTCAAATGATAACAAAAGGTCATTTAGACTGTGATAATTGTCCCCATGGTGATGTGGATAGTAGTTCTGGAGTGTCATCTTGTAGTGGATGTCCGCCAAAAGTATCACAGTCTATACAATCAG AAGATGAAATAAGTATACAGCAACAGGAGAATATTAGCAGAAGAGG ATCCAAGACAGAAATGGAGCAGTGCTGCAAAACAGATCTTTTTAGATTTAGCACTCAAATTGAAACATTAGCTTCag GGTTTGGAATCACTAAAGTACTACAGAGCTATAACCATATCCAGAATGTAATATACAGTATGTTAACGGGGAGGACTGTTGTAATAATTGGTTCATCACACTACGAGGAGGAAGTAAAAAATCTGGTGACTGCACTGAAACTATTTCTACCTGGTTGTCACAG ATGTCAGACTAGTTGTATCCAGTGGTCTTCGAAAGCAATAGCTGTAACAGACCTGATAGAAATAAAACTGATTGGAATTTGTAGACACGAAAAGAAATCGGTAGACAGAATGGTTCCTAAAGCAGTTCAG aaatacattACTCTATTGGATGTAGAAAGAAGAGTAATAATTTCACCTGTTTATCAG ggAAGTTTGATCACAACAATTTTATCAAGAAAAAAGTCATTTAAGACAGAAGAAGGTTATATCCAGTTTATAAAAGT atcACTTTGTGAATTTTCATCAAAAGCATTCATATTTTTCCATTCATTTTGTCTTGGTACAGTTGGAACACTAACAGG cAATAGAGGAAGCATTATAAGTGAAAGTGATTCTGTTAAGAAGACGGCAACAGCTTTCCTCAGTAAACTTGGAATACAAGACTGTGATATTGATATTATGGAG TATCTTACAGAACTGGTGAAGTATCAGCACATAGAAGATCACTACAAGAGTTTAAACACAACTG GTATTCCACCAAGACCTTTCACGAGAAATATTCATCCATGCCAGCTTCACAGATTATAA